Sequence from the Melitaea cinxia chromosome 18, ilMelCinx1.1, whole genome shotgun sequence genome:
ACACTCATTTTATAGCCAACATTCCACATAGTCGGTTCCAAGATCTGCCTGGTCACAACCTCCGCAAAGAAAAACCTAAGAGTGTTCAGGGTGTGCAGAGTGGAACGACCCGTCCTGAACCCGAATTGCTCATCTGAGAGGCCCGGCCCTGACTCTTCAAGGCCGGGAAAAACACCTATTACTAAGTATCGGCAGTCCCTTCATCTCTCTTTATGATGCAATATATACCTTTAAATCGTTAggagatacttgaaattttcatttaactatatatattatactataatatatattatactatcttTAATTTAACGAGGactatattttatgtatcaaacattttactttttttgtcaTAAAGACAAAACGAAaagtttttcaatatatttcaaTCTAATAAAAGTAAGTATACAATAAACTTAGTAAGTAAAGAAGCTACCTGACTACTTATGAAAATCTTATATATTTCTACATTCACATCCAAGTTAAACGACATCGAAGTAACTCAAAAACTTCTTGGAGCCTAACAACATTAACCAAACTGTTGCCAAAAAGTAAATGGAGACAATTTAGGCAAATAGGTTACGTGCTGTCAATACTAAAGACGGTGAAATCACTATAATTGGGAGTCAGCTGCGTGAGACAAGAGTCAGCATCTAGCTAACACGTAATACAGAATGTTCAGTTATATGGCTACACTAAAGAAACAAGATTACGGGTGCTGAATGAAAACGCTGTACTAATGAGCAAAGCAAGTTAATTGATGCTGGACGCCATTCAATTAAAGGATATCAATCGCTGACAGCAACGATTAAGAATTTTCGAGTAAAAGAACACGAAACAAAGATTTACGaactttaagaataaaattataatacaataccCCAATTAACGTTTTTGTACAAGCAAAATCCTTCACGTTTCTAAAAATCCATCACACAAAGGTcacaattctaaaacttttctcatgtttttgaagaaaaaaacaaaGTGATGTACGTTgtttataatactttaaattCTAATTCATCTATAAACGTATAGAATTTCACCCTATACCTCTACATGTctttttgtctatttattttataagaaagtaAGAATTTgacacaaaaaagaagaaacTCTTGAAGTTGCTTAAAAATCCGATTAAAGGGtcagtttaaataaattttacaaattcgCCAGTAACAGCTTGAAAAAGAATGAAAAACATATCTCATATTATAACTTCAACATTCGTCCtctgttatatatatacaaaatcgTGAAAATAACctaaaacctaaaaaaaaaaacaagaaatgggGACGTAGGTAATGACCGCACAAAATGTGTGCGTAAAAAATCGGCATTCGACATCGACTTGGCAAGTTTGGCAAATGGTCTGTGGTTGAGGTTTGAGCGTGACAGGAAATCGAATAACCTTTAAACGGTGCCACGTATAAACTTCTTATAGATACTTACCTTTGTCCCTTTGTTGGATTGTTCCGCGTTTGCATCACCCCAATAAGTATAGACAACATTTACAACATATATATGTGTTGTATAGTCTTAAATACggttaactttaaaaaaaaaaaagttgtgtaCCGCTGTACAAAAATTGGCAAATGCTGTTTTAATGTGTAACTTCATATACCTAGACCTTGATCACATTTTGCACGACTCGAAGAGCCTGTGCTTtactctcacaaaatgaaaaatatgggAAGCACTTAATTTTAAACCTctacatttttatatcaatgcattaatatgctataaaatacacacttttatacagaataaACATCAAGctactaattaaaaaacatttgaaGTCTTTTATgaatactattatagtaaaaagagTCGATTAAATAGATATGTTGGATGTCACCATTTTGCATGTACGGATAGTAGCAAAATAGCGCGAGAACTGCTGATAAGCAGTTTTTTATGATGTTAGGAAACTATTATCTAAGACGCCTAATAAATGAGGAGGACACTAACAACCCATTCAATACCCAAAGTATTGTTCGCAACATTTAGTCCTGCCGCCTGCAATTTTGGGGTCAGGACGAGGTCCAGGGGAGACGACGAGGACGTACTTAGCAAACATTTGGGGACTCCCCCATACAATCTTTGTATGGTCGATAATTCGTTTCTAAATAAGCTGGTCTATCCAGGGGGAATATGTGCGAACTCCTGATGATAATTGACgccacaatattattttgttaacttGGACATGCTCTTTACAAATTTTACACCTTGGACCACACGGTAAAATCAATGTACCGTGTGAAATATGACATCATCATGATGTGAAGTGTTCAGCTGAACGGCGCTTGCACACCGCACTTGCTTCAGAATCTTTTAATTAACCGCgcatctaaatttaattataatgatttcatcatcatattttaattgtaatatcgtttatttcataaattaaattcatcttcacattaaatcttattattaataattatctcCTCCATATAGTGATCATACAAAACTAAGTATATCTTTTACGAGTACGttaattacctttttttttacgtggggaaaattcGTCATGGATACCCTCTAGCGCGGGGGGggcagagggttatgtcagactcctactgactaaaaaccaccacgtgttagcagacatccgcctgggtggggcgagatggtggggtggcctcgctcacaacaaggccacccctcagacgtatggggtcgtgtcgtccggccggccgaagtcccccgactatcggccgccgaccccactattacaaggggggaggaggtgggcaaaccgccttctccttgcccccgtacgtctgcgccggagtgggcaaGCAGAGGCGTCTacctctctggcccgctccgcggtctccttctgcgtcattacctcttcgcagaaggagaccgccgcctGAGTAAGTTAATTACCTAGTCCAGCCATaagttctgttacaaatgaaaatgcattttttttaatgaagtaatgtaatattattaaaatttatacctacatatttattaacgtcacagcaaaaaataaaaaaatattctattcgaaATGGCCACCTTTAGCTTTTATACAGGCCTTTAATCTGTTTGGCCACGAATCTATGGATTTACGCACTGTTTCCAAGAGAAATTTCGCCACTGCTTGCtccaaagattttttaagagaCTCAATGTCGCCGTGTTGTTTAGAGCAGGCCATGTCttctaaaactgaccataataTGAAGTCTAAAGGGTTGAGGTCTGGGCTAGATGAGGGCCAGTCTTCAACTCTTATAAAGTCCGGAACATTGGTTTCAAGCCAGGCTTGGGTAGTTCGTGCCTTGTGACCAGGTATTGCTGAGAGGTTTCACAACATGATCCAAGactgtatcttgatacactttggctgaagttttcactcctttttcacaaaaatgtagttttgtgactccttgataagacacgccccaccaaaccatcactaacgcaggatgatgaccacgttgtacctttccgacaacttgagcagcttctttagaactgtgagcgtacactttatcattttgcatattgtagtgttcttcaatcgtgaaaattttttcatcggtaaagatGATATTTTTGTGCCTTTCACCTGCGTATCGTGACAAAAGACGTTTTGATCGATCCACTCtctttaaatgtaaaaattgaTTTAGAGCATGTCCTGTATATCGGTGATAACCACCGAGCTTCAGATCTCGTTTTATAATACGCGACAGAGTCCTAGCGGGAATCTTCATTTCTCGCGATAAGATTTTTTGCTTCCTAATGGGGTTTCGACGAATTCTGGCTTTAACTGCATTAACAGCCTTTGTAGTTTTAACAACACGCGGCCGCCCCGATCTTTTCTGGTCTTCAACAGACGAAGTGTTGCTGTATCTGTTGATAATACGATATACGAATATACGGCTGATACCAAGCTTTTGAAGTGTCTGGAATATGATCGACGGCTCTATACCCACTTTGTGCAAGGCGATCACTGCaatcctattttctttaacaccccattccatattgtaatttgataatgaacatgaaaaaatgtgaaatggcgcaaaatcgaaataagtttttaaaataatatacgtgttccaatttcaaaataattaaaaagttgaaaaaggaaaagtttttatgtaacagtatttatggccagactagttATATTAGTGAGCAACAGTTAAGTAAATGTGAGGTTATTAGGATAGGCTGAATAATAGTTAGACATTACAGTGACCCCATAAAGGTTTGTGAGGCGTGTACTTTTGTAttctcaaaatatatttacttcaaTTCCCATTCTAAAAGtctctgtataaaaaaaatctaaaacatatttaagtaaCTCATCATTctctcatcatcatcaacaaaaaggcacaataaaaaaattacgttatttatcaaattatatcTTTTAACGAGACTTTACgacaacataattttttttccaaataacAATAACTTGAGATAAGAAGGCTTCATAGAGGAAACATTAAAGCCGTAAATAAAAAGTCTCAGCCACGCTAGGATATTACCCTCCTAAACATTGTTGATATAGAGGCATGTTTAGAGTATGACGTGTCCCTTGATCGTAACTCATTTCAACCCGTCTCATATTACACATTTGTAGGCCTTTTGTAGTTTAGAAGTTACAATATAACGTACGAGAAGCGGTTATAAGCTTAtacattaatacaaaaaaaaatcctttcatACCGTTCAAGGAAACGACTCATTGAAACTGACGTAGTGAATCTAAACACGATACATACCTATACGGTCTGTTGTGAGTTTTTGGATAGTTGGGTTATCTACTGTAGATCAAATTGGTTGCTTTATCAGGTCAAGAATTCATTATACTTGTCATATTATGATTATACTGCCTAGTGTAATATCTGGTATATACTTGAATAATTAAACGAAATTGCAATAATTCCATTTTATTCAGAAAACTCACTGTTTACGGTTTACAAGCGATTTTACAAGCGTTAATTTGAGGCAAAACCattgatatataaaaacttaaatcaaTGGACAAAAGGtagtactaaaataatttgaaacctTTAGGTACCTAGGTAGTGCAACTCGAGCGACTTAGGTACACATGCGAACGGCCCGACGCGACGCCGCGtctttcatttgattttatagAAACATTATCTCCGAAATTATGCGTCCAAATTAAATGCTATAAAAGACAAattttatcttcataaaattgccTTGTTGACGAAGTATTGTTTATTCGTAAGGATTCGTTTGCCtggctaataaaaaaaaacacacactcATCTTCTCATCCGTTCGAAAATTATGAAACTACAAACAGACGATACATCATCCAAATAAAATCCATCTTTTTTCTAACTTGTAATAAATAcacttccttttttaaattttctggtgctaaaattaaactaaagCAGATAACCAGAtcattttatacttaaaaaaaaaaaaatatagcattgCCATCTAGAAGTAAATTCTCTAAACTAGTTCAACAAAATGTACAAACTCCACAGAACATAGTTAGGAATATATGTTCGTGTTCTGTGTAGTTAGAGATTCTTTTGGTAGATGGCACAAATgaccagaaaaaaataaagttatgaaataaaacatatatcatACATACAGGAGTGAGTGAGCAAGAGAATCCTTCAAAATAATTTGACGCAATACAGTAAAATAAAGGTCAAAGAGAATAATATATCCACTACGTTTAAGAGGCAGCAGTGTATTGCAACAATCAAggcgtaaaataaattatggatGGAATTTATGAAGACGATAACAATGTCTcagctatattctttgatttaGATAATACTTTAATCCAAACTAGAAAAGGAGACAGCAAGGCCTGCAGTAAGgtgcgtaattttttttaaatattttgacattCCCACGGTCAAGGAAGTTTGAGCGAAATACTGCGCGCGCTGTCATATTAGATTTTACGTCGTTGAAATTTTCGTTTTACATCCACTGCAACCGCGTGTTTAACGTTCACGTTCCAGTGtattataaatagaattttCATAGTTGGATAACGTGAGCTCGACGTCCAGATTTAGATATTTTGGAACAGAACTCGTGCTAATTATAAATGTGATGTAGACACTGTTCGATTCTACTGCTCCGCGCTCTCAGTAGAGTGTGATCTACTGCGTTTTCTGTGCACATTTAGTTCGTTACAATGGGAGACATATCCGAGCCAATAAAAAAATGCATACTCATTTTAAAGACGGCAAAAAGTGACACTGAAAAATTTGCTGCTTTATTTATGGTTACAAAATTAGTGAAGAGCAAAGATTGTAATGCTGCTGCAAAGAAGGCTTTATTTGAAGCAATCGGattcaaatttttaaagaaaCTCTTAACTGAAAATAATACCCAAGATGATTGCCCCCCATCAGTTTACAAATCCGTCGCTTTATCAATCCTTACGAACTTCTGTAATGAACCGGAACTCTCCACGCACCCTGAAATGCTCGCCAACATACCCGTGTTCCTAGACATTGTGCAGACATCAGACAATGAAGATTATGATGATaacctaattattattagtgaAGCTTATACTTGCCTACAGTGCATCGCAGAACATGAAGCAGGTCAAAAAGCCCTAATAGAGGTTGGTGCTATAGCAAAAATGTCTGAGATTTACTCTCACCAAAGTTTTCAAACCGATGAAGCACTCAATATTCTTGTTAAGTTGGTCAGCCGCTACGGACCCGATGCTTGGGGTAATGATCCTAAGCCTTTCCATGCTTTGGTAAACAAAATAGCATTAGATTTTGCAACAGATCAATCTGAAAGAAAATTTGAGCTAGCTACAATATTAAGTGCATTATTATACAGCTGTAATAAGGCTACCGTCATACCTGGATCATCTGATGAAACTTGGCCGCAGAGCATTTATAAAGCACTTTATGATATATTAACTAGTAAAATAGGTAAAAACCAAAGAGACCCTGCATTGAAACTTGCAGCGAACATAATTGATCTTCTCGGAGTTGAGTGGACATTTAATGACGAAGAAAATCCCAAAAAGTTCTTCCTATTGCTGCTTCAGCTATGTGCAATTGAGGTAAGAATGCAGCTTGAAGATAGGAGTTTTAAACAAGCTTTTGCTAATGCTGAACTTGTCACAGCTTGTTTCATTGTTCTTGAGCTATCAATTAACTACATGGGAACTGACCAACTAGACTTagaacaaaaagaaaaacagtCAGTTTACACTAGTCTTAAAGGTGCCTTCAATGCTGTTGTTTccatattaataaaagtatctAATGACAAAAACAAAGATAAGCTTCCTGATCCAGAAAAAGTGTTTATATGTGCTATGGTAAGAGTTTTAGTAGCCTGGATTGCTCAAGAAACTACAGCAATGAGAGAACAAATCTATGCCTTACTTCCATTCATGTTTACACTTGCAAATGATTCTTTCCACGCATACAGAGCTCGGAAATTAGCAGAAAAAACTAAACCTGTTGGAGAGTCAGCGAGTATAGAAATATCTTTAATGGGTCAAATTGATTTGTTACGCTTGATGTTACCAGCTCTTTGTCATCTTGTTGTGGAAGATAAAGCCAGGGATATTGTTCTGAATCTCAAACAAGAAGACATTCTTTATGAAGCGATGAACTTCCACTGGTCCATTGTTCATTATAAAAAACCACTCATTCCAAAGTCTGAAAGAGGAAAAGTAAAAACTCAGCCTGAACCAGAATTAGATCCCCAAGTATTAGAAGACATGAAAGATTCAAGGGCTGCAATGGTCAGTCTTtgcaatatatttatgaatctTACAGTGTTGGCAccaaaaattgtagaaaatagCATGTTATTCAATACTTTGCTCAAATTCATATTTAACAACTTACCAGAGCTTAAAAATATTCCTGAAAATCTTGTACTACATGGTCACCTTGCTGTATTAGGGCTGCTTCTTCTTAAACAGCAAGCAAGCAAAGTAAAGAAAAATGATTTTTCTATATGCCGGTATATTCAATCTACTATCAGATTCCTCTGGGATGCATACAATGTTGATGAATCAAACGATCCCAATGCCCTTGTTGTATCAATGACTTATAAGGAAAATTGGAATGAAATAGCAGATTTGTGGTTCTTAGGTATGCAAACTTTAAGTGGAGTTTTGACAATTATACCTTGGATCTCAGAATTTGCTATCGAAAGTGGATGGGCAGAAGGAATAGCTCAAATGCTTGTTAAGGTCAAAGTTGGCACATTAGCCCCAAATGTTAAGTCTGCATTTGAAGATTTCCTATGTAGACTAGTCGACTCAAATGAAAATGCTATTCCTGTGCTGAAAAAAGGTGGTGCCTTAAAAATGTGCAGAAACCACAGATTAATGGATTTAGGAAAGAAACTGTTTGGAGATTAAAGTATTTCAAACTAAAATGACTTGTGTTTTCtactaaattacttttttactgaattttacttgtttcttttttattattaaactatttacaTTCTTATTACTCTGTAAATATAActgatacaaaataaaacttatttcttTACTATACAtacattgtaacaaaaaaaaagttgactatctaaataaatgattttaaaatgtttttgatgttttttcacttatttttattctataattataattttattataatcctataataatatattttataatgatgaactaaaaaataactaaaaattgcAACTTTTCAATATGAATTATAGAATGTATGATGACAGACAGTTGGCTTATAATATATGATGTACAAACTCAGTAGTAGTATCAATTTACAAACACAATGCTGTGCCAAGGAACAGGTGAGTGAACTACACTAAGATCTTGGGACGTTGACCCTGTAACTATTCCTGGACAGAGACTTCCTTATTCATTGAACACATTCTAGCTTTCAAtaagattaattattaaacacTTTAAATGTGTTTTCTTATCTCTATCGTGTTACtttgctataatttttaataaaattacataatctatGTTTATCTTTTCCCAATGTCTCTAGTTTGACGATAAAAGGATTCTCgataaagttttacttctggatgtctgtccttgtatgtcttcccaccgtgcctcggaaagcacgttaatccgtcggtACCGGATAGTATCATAAATAccggatagcgatcgttattcatagtagggaagatatacgccaacccacagtgaagcagcgtggtggattaagctccaatccttctcccccatggagaaagaggcctatgcttatctgtgggatgttacaggccgaatcgtgaaataaaacagtaaatataaaatgcTAATTTTCAGGCATATATTTTTGTTCTGAATAAACACAATAGATATATTTGAATCAACCAaaagttactatttatttatggaTTACTTTTTCTTACTTCAATATAACttaatacaatacataattgtgtttgctcgcaaaagaaaaagaaaaccgacttcaattacagcgacgagtaatacaacgtagatcgacgaaaaaatagtcaagtaactacgcgttatcaaagattactcaaaaagtagttaccagatctcgacaaaatttaaatgtgaccacatgataaacatccgctttcgataaaattaaaaattatcaaaatcggtacaaccagtaaaaagagttattgcgtattttcgagagattccctcgatttctctgggatcccatcatcagatcctggttttcttatcatgataccaaactagggatatctcctttccaacaaaaaaggaaatatcaaaatcggtacatccagtagaaagttatgcggtataatacaacgtaggtcgacgaaaaaagcgtcaagtaaaaacgcattattagatataactcgaaaactagttgttacatctcaaataaatttaaatgggaccaattggcacacaccacctttcgatttaaaaaaaaaatgtcaaaatcggtccacctggtcaaaagttctgatgtaacatacataaaaaaaaatacagtcgaattaagaacctcctccttttttggaagtcggttaacaaaacaTATTGAAATGTATGTAGATATCTGTGTCGTCTTTGTTGTACTACAGGCATTATTTTAGagaattttctatttataagttttataacaTAGTTAACACAGACATTTTACATTTTGACAGCTCTTGGAGATTCTAGAACATCAATATGGTTTATCACATGAAGTTGCAGCGGAAAGTACTTCAACTTTCCTGCGTGCATTCAGAGCCAGACCTGATGACGAGTCTTATGCGATAAATGAGTGGCCCACGCATCTGTGGCGAAACTCTTTGCCGAAAAATTATAGGCATATTGCCAgttagtatattttttgttacaaaccAATTTATATGAGTCCTGACCCAAACCCTTAGAATAGATTCTAAAGTTTATTTGAAGTACGTATTTAGTTTGCTATTAAAGACATTTACGTTTTAACTCTTGATTaaagtttgttttgtttgtaataaatatcatgATTCTCAATTTTAATTGCCTATCTCAAATGCGTATTTATATTCCTACATCTATTTTGGCATACACAAATGGTTGACACAAGCAATGTACAAAGGATCattaaccaatttttattactttagaagACCGAAACCGTTATTAATAGCTGCAGCCAAACGTTTAATCGTAATTGTGTGCAGTCtcaaaattgtacatattttacAGGAAACATTATGGCTGAATGGTTAAAATTAAGGTTTAAGTACTTAGCATTGACACCAGATGTGATACATCTCTTAGAAACTCTAAGGTAAGTATAGAATTTCcgcagttatttttatattgtgcaGAAATATTTATTCGAATCACCATGacgaaaacttaaaaatatttcttcatgATGTAATATTTAACCATTATTTTTAGACGGCAATTTCTTTGTGATTAAAATAGCCTATTTTTAATGTTCAGAACTAGTACTTAAAAAACGAACAAAGTAATTGCCTATTAAAATGTAATCACACGCAAAGCTGTTTTAAGATTCTATAGGTATAGACAAGTGCGAAATAATATTTGGAAGATCGACAAGACAGAATCTTAAAACATCTCAGTAATTATACTAACATGATGTTATGTGGTATCATTATTCATGCACATCTCAGAAaccatttaaactttattttatatttttatctcaatcTTCAAATGTTGCATGCCACATAATACCTACTATGTACTACATTTGTGATATTTGTCATAAAAGTTAGCTTCAACTTTTGTAGAGATAAAAATGGATTTATAATATCCTGTAATTATGGCGTTTTGTGATTGGTACAAAAATTATCTCTTTCAAAATGTTGAGCTAGCTTTAAACGCATGTCGCTAATAAATGACTTGTTTTTCAACAGTTGTTGCTCAACGAGTGACTAAACTCTGGGCGCCGCGTGCGCAACACTTAGGTTtcaattgtattaataaaatatgtgagGGAGTACAGCAAGAAGGTAATGTCTATTGcctcaaaaattttaattaaacaatggAGATACTTTATTGTGCTATTTTTCGTAATTTAGGTCATGTAAGTAAACCAGAATTTCCAAAAATATCTCCATTGTAATTACCTGATAAATAGCGCTATGTTGAATCGCTTGAGAAATAGTACGTCGGATATTTTGTTCAAATTAGTCAATAACTCAACATGGCATTAGATTTAAGATCACTtgcatataattatactaaaataaatgaaattatatgcAATATGCATTTAAAACGATCGCCTGTATGCTCCTGTACGTTTTTAATCAGTTTACAATATgcgttattaattaaaacatcaaGGTACCTTATGCGCAGGCGCATGCACGATCATTATTTGTTATATCACATACAGAGTTTTAGCTTGTTATACACTGATAGCTGGTCGATGAATGGTACAGGGAGGATTATCTGCTCGGTTTGATCACGAACGGGCCTTCGCGGGCCCAGTGGCAGAAAATTGAGCGGTTGGGTCTCCGGAAGTACTTCGATTGCGTATTGGTCTCCGGAGACTTGCCATGGGAAAAACCTGACCAGAACATCTTCTTGGAAGCCTGCAAGCTCCTCAACGTTGAACCTAGCACGTGCATAATGGTTGGAGACAAGCTGGAAActgatataaaagtaaataatttattaatgtccAGTATTAATCAATATAGGACAAGAATCAGTTATAAATTAgatgcccccccccccctctgTTTCTATCGCAGCACCTCAGAACTGTctctttaactgaggtagggacacagcaggaaatttcctgctcaaaatgtagcctgactggggtagtacctcgaccttacagaacatcacagctaaataatactgtttccaagcagtgttgtgtttccgtgagtaaggtgaccagagctccaggggggaattggggatagggtcggcaacgcatttgcgatgtttctggtgttgcagacgtctataagctacggtaatcgttaaCCATCAggtgtttgccgacctagttacataaaaggAAAGGAAGATATTTTTAGTTCATTtgtactatatattttattttattttatttttttttattttttttggatagcttacagcttattataactataactcatacagaatatgaataaaaaaaaaagctaataacaagctatcACATATAGAAAAtgaatagtatatatattatactcaaATGAACTCGAATGAACTCTTGAACTTTGTGCTGTTATtgtagtttaaatataaacagataGAA
This genomic interval carries:
- the LOC123662324 gene encoding N-acylneuraminate-9-phosphatase, with the translated sequence MDGIYEDDNNVSAIFFDLDNTLIQTRKGDSKACSKLLEILEHQYGLSHEVAAESTSTFLRAFRARPDDESYAINEWPTHLWRNSLPKNYRHIARNIMAEWLKLRFKYLALTPDVIHLLETLREDYLLGLITNGPSRAQWQKIERLGLRKYFDCVLVSGDLPWEKPDQNIFLEACKLLNVEPSTCIMVGDKLETDIKGGKEAELGGTVWIPLQYDEMESDLPDFKIQKVTELPEVLPNSPKFKKRTSQSPNC
- the LOC123662323 gene encoding neurochondrin homolog, translated to MGDISEPIKKCILILKTAKSDTEKFAALFMVTKLVKSKDCNAAAKKALFEAIGFKFLKKLLTENNTQDDCPPSVYKSVALSILTNFCNEPELSTHPEMLANIPVFLDIVQTSDNEDYDDNLIIISEAYTCLQCIAEHEAGQKALIEVGAIAKMSEIYSHQSFQTDEALNILVKLVSRYGPDAWGNDPKPFHALVNKIALDFATDQSERKFELATILSALLYSCNKATVIPGSSDETWPQSIYKALYDILTSKIGKNQRDPALKLAANIIDLLGVEWTFNDEENPKKFFLLLLQLCAIEVRMQLEDRSFKQAFANAELVTACFIVLELSINYMGTDQLDLEQKEKQSVYTSLKGAFNAVVSILIKVSNDKNKDKLPDPEKVFICAMVRVLVAWIAQETTAMREQIYALLPFMFTLANDSFHAYRARKLAEKTKPVGESASIEISLMGQIDLLRLMLPALCHLVVEDKARDIVLNLKQEDILYEAMNFHWSIVHYKKPLIPKSERGKVKTQPEPELDPQVLEDMKDSRAAMVSLCNIFMNLTVLAPKIVENSMLFNTLLKFIFNNLPELKNIPENLVLHGHLAVLGLLLLKQQASKVKKNDFSICRYIQSTIRFLWDAYNVDESNDPNALVVSMTYKENWNEIADLWFLGMQTLSGVLTIIPWISEFAIESGWAEGIAQMLVKVKVGTLAPNVKSAFEDFLCRLVDSNENAIPVLKKGGALKMCRNHRLMDLGKKLFGD